The proteins below are encoded in one region of Edaphobacter bradus:
- a CDS encoding ubiquinone/menaquinone biosynthesis methyltransferase, translated as MTNLHQNRLEHESSTGARPTGASTEEAAATGVQQMFDSIAPKYDLLNDLLSVGLDRWWWTRAAHTFHEVLARPEAVALDLCCGTGDMTLALMKHRPAGSGEAPMLAVDFSHEMLSRGAEKFAGRNIIAIEADALHLPVAAGSLDLVTSAFGFRNLANYEEGLAELYRVLRPGGQIGILECNQPEGVTGAVYNLYFRKILPKIGGMISGDARAYSYLPASVERFPRPARMLKLIREAGFSDATWTGYTFGTTGLYRARKP; from the coding sequence ATGACAAATCTGCATCAGAATCGGCTGGAGCATGAGTCCTCCACGGGAGCACGGCCAACAGGAGCGAGCACCGAAGAGGCCGCAGCCACCGGCGTGCAGCAGATGTTCGACTCGATCGCGCCAAAGTACGACCTTTTGAACGATCTGCTCTCCGTGGGGCTCGACCGCTGGTGGTGGACACGCGCGGCACACACCTTTCACGAAGTGCTGGCGCGGCCTGAAGCAGTGGCGCTCGATCTCTGCTGCGGAACCGGCGACATGACGCTCGCGCTGATGAAGCACCGCCCTGCGGGATCGGGCGAGGCCCCGATGCTTGCCGTGGACTTCTCGCACGAGATGCTGTCGCGAGGCGCAGAGAAATTCGCCGGGCGAAACATCATCGCGATTGAAGCCGACGCGCTTCATCTTCCTGTTGCCGCAGGCTCGCTCGATCTGGTGACCTCAGCCTTCGGGTTTCGCAACCTGGCGAACTATGAGGAAGGGCTCGCCGAGCTCTACCGCGTACTGAGGCCAGGCGGTCAGATCGGAATCCTGGAATGCAACCAACCGGAGGGGGTGACCGGCGCCGTATACAACCTCTACTTCAGGAAGATTCTGCCGAAGATCGGCGGGATGATCTCGGGAGACGCCAGGGCCTACAGTTACCTTCCGGCCTCGGTTGAGCGCTTCCCACGCCCGGCGCGCATGTTGAAGCTCATCCGCGAAGCGGGATTCAGCGACGCAACCTGGACGGGCTACACCTTTGGCACGACAGGGCTTTACCGCGCCAGAAAGCCCTGA
- the aroB gene encoding 3-dehydroquinate synthase produces the protein MSVIHLKTPSASYDITIGSGLLRTLSSRLKKLRDKKPFRTFVVTSPEIWGLWGRKFLESFAEPPTVLFLPAGEAHKRLRTLESLTEQMAEAGADRDALLVAFGGGVVGDVTGFLAAIYMRGVPYVQIPTTLLAQVDSSVGGKTGVNLAAGKNLVGSFHHPLAVLADIDLLGTLPAAELHAGLQESIKAGVIRDASLFRYLERNADTVLSGDAKALAHVVAASVRVKAEVVASDERESGLRMILNYGHTVGHAIEAATGYKQLLHGEAVGWGSIAATRLGLMRGLISDAEASRIISLILRYGPLSGFTATAEKLVALTSSDKKNRSGTLSFILPTGIGAVEIVRDVTKAELLEATAWMLALMREKTRGTAAKKRA, from the coding sequence GTGTCTGTGATTCATCTCAAGACTCCAAGCGCCAGCTACGACATCACAATCGGCTCCGGTCTGCTCCGCACGCTCTCTTCACGATTGAAGAAGCTCAGGGACAAGAAGCCATTCCGCACCTTCGTCGTCACCTCGCCGGAGATATGGGGACTCTGGGGCAGGAAGTTCCTCGAATCCTTCGCTGAGCCGCCAACTGTACTGTTCCTTCCCGCGGGCGAGGCGCATAAGCGGCTGCGCACGCTTGAGTCGTTGACCGAGCAGATGGCCGAGGCGGGAGCCGACCGTGACGCTCTGCTAGTGGCCTTCGGCGGCGGCGTGGTCGGTGATGTGACAGGCTTCCTCGCAGCAATCTACATGCGCGGGGTCCCCTATGTGCAGATTCCCACAACCCTTCTCGCGCAGGTGGACTCCTCCGTCGGCGGCAAGACCGGCGTCAATCTCGCCGCGGGCAAGAACCTCGTCGGCAGCTTCCACCATCCTCTCGCCGTTCTCGCAGACATCGACCTGCTGGGAACACTTCCCGCAGCCGAGCTTCACGCCGGCCTGCAGGAGTCAATCAAAGCCGGCGTCATCCGCGATGCAAGCCTCTTTCGCTACCTCGAACGCAACGCAGATACGGTGCTCTCCGGAGACGCCAAGGCGTTGGCGCACGTTGTCGCGGCAAGCGTCCGGGTCAAGGCCGAAGTCGTTGCCAGCGACGAGCGCGAGTCCGGCCTGCGGATGATTCTCAACTACGGACACACCGTGGGCCATGCGATCGAGGCCGCCACGGGCTACAAGCAACTCCTGCACGGCGAGGCTGTAGGCTGGGGCAGCATCGCGGCGACCAGGCTCGGGCTCATGCGCGGACTCATCTCCGATGCCGAAGCGAGCCGGATCATCAGCCTGATCCTGCGCTACGGCCCACTCAGCGGCTTCACAGCAACCGCTGAGAAGCTCGTGGCCCTGACTTCGAGTGACAAGAAAAATCGCAGCGGCACGCTTTCATTCATCCTGCCAACTGGAATCGGAGCCGTCGAGATTGTCCGCGACGTCACCAAAGCAGAGCTGCTCGAGGCCACCGCGTGGATGCTCGCGCTGATGCGCGAGAAGACCCGGGGCACCGCCGCAAAGAAGCGAGCATGA
- the nadB gene encoding L-aspartate oxidase: protein MGFSQDGVDFAASDGAREQVDFLIIGAGIAGLRAAIQLAEAGTVLVITKEELAESNTAYAQGGIAVAMGGDEDVALHLEDTVAAGDGLVNREAAAVLVEQGPKRVQELLTWGTDFDREHGELMLTREAAHSRNRILHAQGDATGREIALSLLRHVRQIPAIRIMEWTTGIDLLTEGGRIVGATLLDGEGGLLTVYADAVLIASGGAGQVYSDTTNPAVTTGDGIAMAYRAGAAVSDMEFYQFHPTAFSAPGAPRFLLSEALRGEGAYLVNAAGERFMHRYHPLLELAPRDVVARAITHEGMDGPVYLDMRHVQKDLRQRFPGISSFLAQHHLDLNRDLIPVRPAAHYLMGGIRTDVHGRTSLPGLYAAGEAACTGVHGANRLASNSLLEGLVFGAAAADAMIADHTVPVPHKVQLTSVPSPNGSTHDASIERWIQELRDVMWKYAGLLRDAAGLEAAERAIAALGATMPRGLSRRAIEAHNLHTIASTIVASAIGRRESRGAHFRNDFPRKDAEARHSILQNGTLSFTQ from the coding sequence GTGGGATTTTCGCAAGATGGGGTTGATTTCGCTGCCAGTGATGGGGCAAGAGAACAGGTTGATTTTCTGATCATCGGGGCTGGAATCGCCGGTCTTCGCGCGGCGATTCAGCTGGCCGAGGCAGGCACGGTCCTCGTCATCACCAAGGAAGAGTTGGCCGAGTCGAACACGGCCTACGCACAGGGCGGCATCGCCGTGGCCATGGGGGGCGACGAAGACGTTGCGCTTCACCTGGAGGACACGGTTGCTGCGGGCGACGGTCTCGTCAACCGTGAGGCGGCTGCCGTCCTCGTCGAGCAGGGGCCGAAGCGTGTGCAGGAACTCCTTACCTGGGGAACAGACTTCGACCGCGAACACGGCGAGCTGATGCTGACCCGCGAGGCCGCCCACAGCCGTAACCGCATCCTGCATGCCCAGGGCGATGCCACGGGCCGGGAGATCGCGCTCTCGCTGCTGCGCCACGTCCGGCAGATTCCTGCGATTCGGATTATGGAGTGGACGACTGGTATCGATCTGCTGACCGAAGGCGGCCGCATCGTCGGTGCGACCTTGCTCGATGGCGAGGGCGGGCTGCTTACCGTTTATGCCGATGCGGTGCTCATTGCGAGCGGAGGCGCAGGCCAGGTCTACAGCGATACCACGAACCCGGCGGTCACTACAGGCGACGGCATCGCCATGGCCTATCGCGCAGGCGCAGCCGTCAGCGATATGGAGTTCTACCAGTTCCATCCCACTGCTTTCAGCGCCCCCGGCGCACCGCGCTTTCTGCTGAGCGAGGCCCTCCGCGGCGAGGGTGCGTATCTGGTCAACGCGGCGGGCGAGCGCTTCATGCACCGCTACCACCCGCTGCTGGAGCTTGCTCCGCGCGACGTCGTCGCCCGTGCCATCACGCACGAGGGGATGGACGGCCCCGTGTACCTCGACATGCGTCATGTGCAGAAGGACCTCCGGCAGCGCTTTCCCGGCATATCGAGCTTCCTCGCCCAGCATCACCTCGACCTCAACCGGGACCTCATTCCGGTACGCCCCGCGGCGCACTATCTGATGGGAGGCATCCGTACCGATGTTCACGGCCGCACCTCACTACCTGGCCTCTATGCCGCGGGCGAGGCCGCCTGCACCGGCGTTCACGGCGCCAATCGACTGGCGAGCAACTCGCTGCTGGAAGGTCTGGTCTTCGGAGCCGCCGCCGCCGACGCCATGATCGCCGACCACACTGTTCCTGTGCCGCACAAGGTCCAGCTCACCTCCGTTCCGTCGCCGAATGGCTCAACCCACGACGCCAGCATCGAACGATGGATTCAAGAGCTTCGCGACGTCATGTGGAAGTATGCCGGCCTTCTTCGCGACGCGGCCGGCCTTGAAGCCGCGGAGCGGGCGATCGCCGCCTTGGGGGCTACCATGCCTCGTGGTCTGTCGCGCCGAGCTATCGAAGCGCACAATCTTCACACCATCGCGAGCACCATCGTCGCCTCTGCCATCGGCCGCCGCGAGAGTCGGGGCGCGCACTTCCGCAACGACTTTCCCCGGAAGGATGCGGAGGCCCGGCACTCGATCCTTCAGAACGGCACGCTCAGCTTCACACAGTAA